The Xanthomonas fragariae genome has a segment encoding these proteins:
- a CDS encoding prolyl oligopeptidase family serine peptidase, whose product MPKFASICLLTGLITAGAVSAEETAVSNDPYAWLEDVTGAKPLDWVKAQNAKAEARLATTPAFEQMETSIRQVLDSDAKIPSVQKIGEYYYNFWKDKQHERGLWRRTTLDEYRKPSPKWETLLDLDALNKAEGENWVWHGADCLRPDYQRCLIALSRGGADADVTREFDLVGKQWVKDGFFRPESKGGLGWIYQDTVYVFTDFGDGTMTSSGYPRIAKQWKRGTPLSAASVVYEGEPTDTYVVAMHDDTPGFERDFVSRTLAFYNDELYLKGADGKLVKVDVPNSASKSVKRQWLTLELREPWKVGGKTYKAGSLLATRFDDFIAGKRSFEVLFEPIDSTSLASVAWTRSHLVLNVLEDVKNRLSVITPSQDGWKKSAFVGAPAFGTVDVSAVDSNDSDALWLTVTDYLTPTTLSWVDVGTAPQPLKTMPAFFDAGKDIIEQHFATSKDGTRVPYFLVRPKNLELDGSAPTLLYGYGGFEISLTPNYSGGLGRAWLEKGGVYVVANIRGGGEYGPRWHQAALKQNRHKAYEDMAAVAKDLVARKITSTKHLGVQGGSNGGLMTGNMLTQYPELFGAVVVQVPLLDMKRYNYMLAGASWMAEYGNPDTDDWKFIQTFSPYHLFDPKKAYPPVIFLTSTRDDRVHPGHARKMAAKMIEAGKDVTYYENIEGGHGGAANNAQAAHMAALAYSFLWERLAD is encoded by the coding sequence ATGCCCAAGTTCGCCTCGATCTGCCTGCTTACCGGCCTGATCACCGCTGGCGCCGTCTCTGCAGAGGAAACCGCTGTGTCCAACGATCCCTACGCCTGGCTGGAAGATGTCACCGGCGCCAAGCCACTGGACTGGGTCAAGGCCCAGAACGCCAAGGCCGAAGCACGGCTGGCCACCACGCCGGCGTTCGAGCAGATGGAAACCAGCATTCGCCAGGTGCTGGATTCGGACGCAAAGATTCCCAGCGTGCAGAAGATCGGCGAGTACTACTACAACTTCTGGAAGGACAAACAGCACGAGCGCGGCCTGTGGCGACGTACCACGCTGGACGAATACCGCAAGCCCTCGCCCAAGTGGGAAACGCTGCTGGACCTGGATGCGCTTAACAAGGCCGAAGGCGAAAACTGGGTCTGGCACGGTGCCGATTGTCTGCGCCCCGACTATCAGCGCTGTCTGATTGCGTTATCGCGCGGCGGTGCCGATGCCGATGTCACGCGTGAGTTCGATCTGGTCGGCAAACAATGGGTCAAAGACGGCTTCTTCCGTCCCGAGTCCAAGGGCGGGCTTGGCTGGATCTACCAGGACACCGTCTACGTGTTCACCGATTTTGGTGACGGCACGATGACCAGCTCCGGCTATCCGCGCATCGCCAAGCAGTGGAAGCGCGGTACGCCGCTGAGTGCCGCCAGCGTGGTCTACGAAGGCGAGCCGACCGACACGTACGTCGTCGCGATGCACGACGACACGCCCGGATTCGAGCGCGATTTTGTCAGCCGCACGCTGGCCTTCTACAACGACGAGCTGTATCTGAAGGGCGCCGACGGCAAGTTGGTCAAAGTGGATGTGCCCAATTCGGCCAGCAAGTCGGTCAAGCGGCAATGGCTGACCCTGGAACTGCGCGAGCCATGGAAGGTGGGCGGCAAGACCTATAAAGCCGGCTCGCTGCTGGCCACGCGGTTCGACGACTTCATAGCCGGCAAGCGCAGCTTCGAGGTGCTGTTCGAGCCCATCGACAGCACCTCGCTGGCGAGCGTAGCGTGGACGCGTTCGCACCTGGTGTTGAATGTGCTGGAAGACGTCAAGAACCGCCTGAGCGTGATCACGCCATCGCAGGATGGCTGGAAAAAAAGCGCCTTCGTCGGTGCGCCGGCGTTCGGCACCGTCGATGTCAGCGCGGTGGACAGCAACGACAGCGACGCGCTGTGGTTGACCGTCACCGACTATCTGACCCCGACCACCTTGTCGTGGGTGGACGTGGGGACTGCGCCGCAACCGCTCAAGACCATGCCGGCGTTTTTCGATGCCGGCAAGGACATCATCGAGCAGCATTTTGCCACCAGCAAGGACGGCACCCGCGTGCCGTATTTCCTGGTGCGCCCCAAGAATCTGGAACTCGATGGCAGTGCGCCGACCCTGCTGTATGGCTACGGCGGTTTCGAAATCTCGTTGACCCCGAATTACTCCGGCGGATTGGGCCGCGCCTGGCTGGAAAAGGGCGGCGTCTATGTGGTGGCCAACATCCGCGGCGGTGGCGAATACGGCCCGCGCTGGCACCAGGCCGCACTCAAGCAGAACCGCCACAAGGCCTACGAAGACATGGCTGCGGTGGCCAAGGATCTGGTTGCACGCAAGATCACCTCGACCAAGCATCTGGGCGTGCAGGGTGGCAGCAACGGCGGTCTGATGACCGGCAACATGCTCACCCAGTATCCGGAGCTGTTCGGCGCGGTGGTGGTGCAGGTGCCGCTGCTGGACATGAAGCGCTACAACTATATGTTGGCCGGCGCCTCCTGGATGGCCGAATACGGCAATCCGGATACTGACGATTGGAAATTCATCCAGACCTTCTCGCCATACCACCTATTCGATCCGAAGAAGGCCTACCCACCGGTGATCTTCCTGACCTCCACGCGCGACGACCGCGTGCATCCCGGCCACGCGCGCAAGATGGCGGCCAAGATGATCGAAGCCGGCAAGGACGTGACCTACTACGAGAACATCGAAGGCGGCCACGGCGGCGCAGCCAACAATGCGCAGGCGGCGCACATGGCAGCGCTGGCCTACAGCTTCCTGTGGGAGCGGCTGGCGGATTGA